One Agelaius phoeniceus isolate bAgePho1 chromosome W, bAgePho1.hap1, whole genome shotgun sequence DNA segment encodes these proteins:
- the LOC129133659 gene encoding polyadenylate-binding protein-interacting protein 1-like encodes MSDSFDRAPGAGRVWGRGGAALSGADASESDGGACPGGSGSHSTASAEKQHKTGGLLLQQEPLRPPKTAPLSTGNAEHLQQARIPSGSQEKVSVPDFGPEMAESQVAVAPVVTSKLSVKAPEFYPSGYNQNFADSPFEDEYDGYLTLVEYVQDFLNHLAEQPGCFETEIEHFAETVNSWVAADETLQELVELVYQQATSVPNFSYMGARLCNYLSHHLTLSTQSGSFRQLLLQRCQTEYENRDEAARGDETAQKQFHAFVLFLAELYLNLEIKGTKGQVTRAEILQEGLRELLNVLFSNPVDNNLMCAVKLLKLTGSVLEDAWKEKGKNDMEEMIQRIENVVLDANCSRDVKHMLLKVVELRSSNWGRVHDTSPHTKATPENDPNYFMNEPTFYTSDGVPFTAADPDYQEKYQELLEREDFFPDDEENSMALSGAEDQYFHDLDNKMDPEIEEAYEQFCLESEKRNQ; translated from the exons ATGTCGGATAGTTTCGACCGAGCTCCAGGTGCTGGCCGGGTCTGGGGTCGAGGTGGCGCTGCTCTCAGCGGTGCGGACGCGTCGGAGAGTGATGGTGGGGCCTGTCCTGGGGGTAGTGGTTCCCACAGTACAGCCTCGGCCGAAAAGCAGCATAAAACAGGCGGCCTCTTGCTGCAGCAGGAACCGTTGCGACCTCCGAAGACAGCGCCGCTGAGCACCGGAAACGCAG AACACCTGCAACAGGCAAGAATTCCATCTGGATCACAAGAAAAAGTTTCAGTTCCTGATTTTGGACCAGAAATGGCTGAATCTCAGGTGGCTGTGGCTCCCGTGGTAACATCAAAGTTGTCTGTTAAAGCACCTGAGTTTTATCCATCAGGATATAACCAGAACTTTGCA GATTCTCCCTTTGAAGATGAATATGATGGCTACCTGACTTTGGTAGAATATGTACAAGACTTTCTAAATCACCTTGCCGAGCAACCAGGTTGTTTTGAAACTGAAATAGAGCACTTTGCCGAAACGGTGAACAGCTGGGTCGCTGCAGATGAAACTTTGCAAGAACTCGTTGAACTTGTATATCAACAG GCCACATCTGTCCCAAATTTTTCCTACATGGGAGCACGGTTGTGTAACTATCTATCTCATCATCTAACCCTTAGTACACAAAGTGGGAGCTTTCGGCAGTTGTTACTTCAAAG GTGCCAAACAGAATATGAAAACAGAGATGAAGCTGCCAGAGGAGATGAGACTGCTCAAAAACAATTTCATGCCTTTGTGTTGTTCTTAGCTGAACTTTACCTTAACCTAGAG ATTAAGGGAACAAAGGGACAGGTCACAAGAGCAGAAATTCTTCAAGAAGGCCTTCGGGAATTACTAAATGTGCTCTTCTCTAACCCTGTGGATAATAATTTGATGTGTGCAGTGAAACTGCTGAAG TTGACAGGCTCAGTTTTAGAAGATgcctggaaagaaaaaggaaagaatgatatgGAGGAAATGATTCAGAGAATTGAAAATGTTGTGTTGGATGCAAACTGTAGCAG agATGTGAAACATATGCTTCTGAAAGTAGTGGAATTACGATCAAGTAACTGGGGTAGAGTTCATGACACTTCTCCACATACAAAAGCTACTCCTGAAAATGACCCGAACTATTTTATG AATGAACCAACATTTTACACTTCTGATGGTGTTCCTTTCACTGCAGCAGACCCGG ATTACCAAGAAAAATACCAAGAACTGCTTGAAAGAGAGGATTTCTTTCCAGATGATGAAGAAAACAGCATGGCTTTATCAGGAGCTGAAGATCA gtattttCATGATCTTGATAACAAGATGGATCCAGAAATTGAAGAAGCATATGAACAATTCTGTCTAGAATCAGAAAAGAGAAACCAGTGA